One window of the Waddliaceae bacterium genome contains the following:
- the lpxA gene encoding acyl-ACP--UDP-N-acetylglucosamine O-acyltransferase: protein MTTDIHPTAIIEEGATFGEDVIVEAYAIVKKNVVLGDGVIIKAHAYIDGNTTIGSGTTIWPSAVIGTQTQDLKYRGETTYVSIGKNCSIREFVTINSSCGEGSTVSVGDDCLIMAYCHIAHHCTVGNNVIMSNNATLAGHVTVEDHAIIGGLTPIHQFSRVGCHAMVGGMSRIIRDIPPYTIGGGIPYKMGGINLVGLKRHGFDREARSVLNKAFKAVYRSKMSLEEALQHIEGELPGTPEIKHWLEFCRSSERGLIGLNGEKE, encoded by the coding sequence ATGACCACTGACATACATCCTACTGCTATTATTGAAGAAGGCGCGACTTTTGGTGAAGATGTTATTGTCGAGGCGTATGCTATCGTCAAGAAAAACGTCGTCCTTGGCGATGGTGTTATCATAAAGGCTCATGCGTATATCGACGGCAATACTACGATAGGCTCTGGTACAACGATATGGCCTTCTGCAGTGATAGGCACACAGACGCAAGACCTGAAATATCGCGGAGAGACGACATATGTTTCTATAGGGAAGAATTGTAGTATCAGGGAGTTTGTTACGATAAACTCTTCATGTGGCGAAGGGTCGACGGTCTCTGTTGGCGACGACTGTCTTATCATGGCATATTGTCATATCGCCCATCATTGTACTGTTGGCAACAATGTTATTATGAGCAACAACGCCACTCTTGCTGGCCATGTTACTGTCGAAGACCACGCTATCATCGGCGGCCTTACTCCTATACATCAATTTTCTCGTGTCGGCTGCCATGCTATGGTTGGCGGCATGAGCCGTATCATCCGTGATATCCCTCCATATACTATAGGCGGTGGAATACCATATAAGATGGGAGGGATCAACCTTGTGGGTTTGAAGCGTCATGGTTTCGACCGTGAAGCGCGCAGTGTCTTGAACAAAGCTTTTAAGGCGGTGTATCGTTCGAAGATGTCTTTGGAAGAGGCGTTGCAACATATCGAAGGAGAGCTTCCCGGCACTCCCGAAATAAAACATTGGCTAGAATTCTGTCGTTCTTCGGAACGTGGTCTTATCGGCCTTAACGGTGAGAAAGAATAA
- the rplC gene encoding 50S ribosomal protein L3, producing MTSTLMGKKKGMTQLFDDKGRIVPCTVIHCEPNVIAQIKTKENDGYSAIQLGYDKVVTKDRRTKETRVGKPLMGHFKKAAVEPRRQLHEVRVDTTEEFSLGQELTVEVFADVKHVDVTAISKGKGTQGVIKVHNFKGGPASHGSHFHRRGGSTGMCSSPGIVLPGTKKARRLGNAQVTTQNVKVVRIDVEKNILIVKGAVPGHIGREILIQKAVKKGA from the coding sequence ATGACTTCAACGTTGATGGGCAAAAAGAAAGGAATGACACAGCTGTTCGACGATAAAGGACGTATAGTCCCTTGTACCGTCATTCACTGCGAACCTAACGTCATTGCACAGATAAAAACTAAAGAAAACGACGGATATAGCGCTATACAGCTCGGCTACGATAAAGTCGTAACAAAAGATCGTCGCACTAAAGAAACTCGCGTCGGAAAACCTCTGATGGGACATTTCAAGAAAGCTGCTGTGGAACCTCGCCGACAACTGCACGAAGTCCGCGTCGATACCACAGAAGAATTCTCGCTAGGACAAGAACTCACAGTAGAAGTCTTCGCCGATGTTAAACATGTCGACGTTACAGCAATATCTAAAGGTAAAGGAACTCAAGGTGTAATAAAAGTACACAACTTCAAAGGCGGACCGGCATCACACGGCTCACACTTCCACCGCCGCGGAGGCTCTACAGGAATGTGCTCCTCACCAGGAATAGTACTTCCGGGGACAAAGAAAGCAAGACGCCTAGGTAATGCACAAGTTACTACACAGAATGTCAAAGTCGTAAGAATCGACGTAGAAAAAAATATACTTATCGTTAAAGGCGCC
- a CDS encoding methionyl-tRNA formyltransferase — translation MKIVYFGTPEFSAKVLGYLIDNGIDVVAVVTAIDKAKGRSGIPTPSPVKALAMEKIPGADILQPTKLLPMVDTLSSYDADMFVCVAYGKIIPEAVLALPRLESINLHTSLLPRYRGAAPIHRAIISGEKVSGVTIMKMVKELDAGDIISVVETPIGENTTFGDLEETLCVLGSKALLTALYGLENGTATMTPQDHSLMTYAAKISVDDSKVLWESTAEDIHNLVRGVTPSPGAWCMISVRGKLRRLKILSTLISENAYSEAAPGTILSADDKGIIVACSEGTIAITSLQLEGKKPTTAEEFLRGFPIDVLSFIS, via the coding sequence ATGAAGATAGTATATTTTGGCACTCCTGAGTTTTCAGCGAAGGTTTTAGGATATCTTATTGACAATGGCATCGATGTCGTCGCTGTCGTCACTGCCATCGACAAGGCAAAAGGGCGCTCCGGAATTCCTACTCCTTCGCCAGTGAAGGCTCTCGCAATGGAGAAGATCCCCGGCGCCGACATCTTACAGCCTACGAAGCTGCTGCCTATGGTAGACACTCTGTCATCGTATGATGCTGATATGTTCGTATGTGTAGCTTATGGCAAGATCATCCCAGAGGCTGTCTTGGCTTTGCCGCGTCTTGAATCGATAAACCTTCATACCAGCCTTTTGCCGCGGTACCGCGGTGCTGCACCGATACATCGCGCTATAATTTCTGGAGAGAAGGTGTCTGGTGTAACAATTATGAAGATGGTCAAAGAGCTCGATGCTGGGGATATCATCAGCGTCGTCGAGACTCCTATCGGCGAGAATACGACCTTCGGCGACCTTGAAGAGACGTTATGTGTGTTAGGGAGCAAGGCACTTCTTACTGCTCTTTATGGACTAGAAAACGGAACTGCTACGATGACGCCACAAGATCATAGTCTTATGACATACGCCGCTAAAATAAGCGTTGATGATTCCAAAGTTTTATGGGAGAGCACTGCCGAAGACATCCACAACCTCGTCCGCGGTGTAACACCATCGCCTGGAGCGTGGTGCATGATATCGGTGCGCGGCAAATTGCGTCGGCTCAAAATTCTAAGCACTCTCATATCAGAAAACGCCTACTCTGAAGCAGCGCCAGGGACGATACTCTCTGCCGATGACAAAGGTATTATCGTGGCTTGTTCGGAAGGAACTATCGCGATAACATCGTTACAGCTCGAAGGCAAGAAGCCCACGACGGCGGAAGAATTTTTACGTGGATTCCCTATCGATGTCCTTTCTTTTATCAGCTAA
- a CDS encoding UDP-3-O-acyl-N-acetylglucosamine deacetylase, with protein sequence MVSHKKTLRKQNTLIREVSYSGVGIHTGVDVTMILCPAPVGTGIVFKRTDLPDAPIIPATVENLHSTSRSTNIGDGDIVINTVEHLLAALKAYNIDNLTIKISGGEVPVSNGSSEVFVDLIEDAGVEEQDSDVAIVSIDTPLFFSDGDIHLVALPSDEYRVSYTLHHPETAAIGTQFLSVVVDADTFKNEIAPCRTFAKHEDIEFLMERGLIKGGSLDNAVVVKGDTVLNEEGLKFPDEMVRHKILDLIGDLSLVGVPFCAHIIAIKSGHTSNASFAKILLKKLT encoded by the coding sequence ATTGTGTCGCACAAAAAAACTTTACGAAAACAAAACACCTTAATACGAGAAGTCTCTTATTCTGGCGTAGGAATTCACACTGGCGTTGACGTCACCATGATTTTATGTCCTGCCCCTGTTGGCACTGGCATTGTCTTTAAGCGAACGGACCTTCCTGACGCTCCTATCATCCCTGCTACTGTCGAGAATCTTCATAGTACTTCTCGCAGCACTAATATTGGTGATGGTGATATTGTCATCAACACTGTCGAGCATCTTTTAGCGGCTCTCAAGGCTTATAATATCGACAACCTAACGATAAAGATTTCCGGTGGCGAAGTCCCTGTTAGCAATGGAAGTTCCGAAGTTTTTGTCGATCTCATCGAAGATGCTGGCGTTGAAGAGCAGGATTCCGACGTTGCCATTGTGTCTATCGACACTCCCCTATTTTTTTCTGACGGCGACATACATCTTGTCGCGCTTCCTTCCGACGAATATCGAGTGAGCTATACTTTACACCATCCCGAGACTGCCGCCATAGGCACGCAGTTTCTCTCAGTCGTCGTCGATGCTGATACTTTCAAAAATGAAATTGCTCCTTGTCGAACTTTCGCCAAACACGAAGACATCGAATTCCTTATGGAGCGTGGTCTTATCAAAGGCGGTAGCCTCGACAATGCCGTTGTTGTCAAGGGCGATACTGTCCTCAACGAAGAAGGTCTTAAATTCCCTGATGAGATGGTTAGGCATAAGATTTTGGACCTCATCGGCGATCTTTCTCTCGTAGGGGTTCCTTTCTGCGCTCATATCATCGCTATAAAGTCGGGACACACCTCTAACGCTTCTTTTGCCAAAATTTTATTAAAAAAACTTACGTAA
- a CDS encoding RsmB/NOP family class I SAM-dependent RNA methyltransferase produces the protein MTKPFREYHLLLILEEFEKQHLPLDRFISNYFRANKACGSKDRRYIVDTAYNMMRWRGLLDGIGKSSWTERLDTYKKNDIEKCQHDTSLPEHVRCSFPKDLFDMIADTYGKEQAAEICLASNSAAPTTVRVNTIKISRDDLFKKLQKHYEVSRCKHSTTGITFNKRINFLGMEEFKEGLFEVQDEGSQLVSALVKINDSEQILDYCAGAGGKALAIAATMNNKGQIFLHDVRDKALAQAKKRLKRAGVNNCQIVKNDSPQLKKLKKNLDWVVVDAPCSGSGTWRRNAEMKWKTSATDIENLVGQQRHIFEKALSFMAPKGYIVYITCSIFPKENELQIKHFSETYNLELVDTFKSQPTQNGMDGFFGATLRRK, from the coding sequence ATGACAAAACCTTTCCGCGAATACCACCTTTTACTGATATTAGAAGAATTCGAGAAGCAGCACCTGCCGCTCGACCGTTTTATCAGCAACTATTTCCGCGCCAATAAAGCATGCGGCTCTAAAGACAGACGCTATATCGTCGATACCGCATACAATATGATGCGATGGCGTGGGCTCCTCGACGGCATAGGGAAATCTTCCTGGACAGAACGCCTCGATACATACAAAAAAAACGATATAGAAAAATGCCAACACGATACCTCACTGCCAGAACACGTAAGATGTAGCTTCCCAAAAGATCTCTTCGATATGATAGCCGATACCTACGGAAAAGAACAGGCGGCAGAAATTTGCCTCGCCAGCAACAGCGCAGCACCGACGACAGTACGCGTCAACACAATAAAAATTTCTCGCGACGATCTCTTCAAAAAGCTACAAAAACACTATGAAGTCTCTCGATGTAAACACTCGACCACAGGCATCACCTTTAATAAGCGTATCAACTTCCTAGGTATGGAAGAATTCAAAGAAGGACTCTTTGAAGTGCAAGACGAAGGTAGCCAATTAGTGTCGGCGCTAGTAAAAATCAACGACAGCGAGCAAATACTCGACTACTGCGCAGGAGCAGGGGGTAAAGCACTAGCAATAGCAGCAACAATGAATAATAAGGGGCAGATATTCCTTCACGATGTCCGTGATAAAGCACTAGCACAGGCGAAGAAACGACTAAAAAGAGCAGGCGTCAATAATTGTCAGATCGTTAAAAACGATAGCCCGCAGCTTAAAAAGCTTAAGAAAAACCTCGACTGGGTCGTCGTCGATGCCCCATGTTCAGGGTCAGGAACATGGCGACGTAACGCCGAAATGAAATGGAAAACCTCCGCCACCGATATAGAAAACCTCGTAGGACAACAACGACATATCTTCGAAAAAGCACTGAGCTTCATGGCACCCAAAGGATATATCGTCTATATAACATGCTCGATCTTCCCAAAAGAAAACGAACTACAGATAAAACACTTCAGCGAAACATACAACCTGGAACTCGTCGACACCTTTAAATCACAGCCAACACAAAATGGTATGGACGGATTCTTCGGAGCGACACTACGAAGGAAATGA
- the fabZ gene encoding 3-hydroxyacyl-ACP dehydratase FabZ: MSYDTTVLDIKDLMSILPHRYPFLLIDKVVELDLEKNVIVGQKNVTINEEFFQGHFPGAPIMPGVLILEALAQTGSVLVSKKVGNDGVAVLLKISNAKFRRPVHPGDVLYLHVEGQHLSDKGGRVLGKAIVDEKTVVEAEISFAFVDKKNI; the protein is encoded by the coding sequence ATGTCTTATGATACTACCGTTTTAGATATTAAAGATCTTATGTCAATCTTACCTCACAGGTATCCTTTTCTTCTTATCGACAAAGTCGTCGAGCTCGACCTTGAGAAAAATGTTATTGTCGGACAGAAAAACGTTACTATCAACGAAGAATTTTTCCAGGGTCATTTTCCTGGAGCTCCTATCATGCCTGGTGTTCTCATCTTGGAAGCTCTTGCACAGACGGGTTCCGTCCTTGTCAGCAAGAAGGTTGGTAATGATGGTGTCGCCGTCCTTCTTAAGATCTCTAATGCCAAGTTCCGACGCCCTGTACATCCTGGCGACGTGTTATATCTTCATGTCGAGGGTCAGCATTTAAGTGATAAAGGCGGGCGTGTTTTAGGAAAGGCTATCGTCGATGAAAAAACCGTTGTCGAGGCGGAGATAAGTTTCGCTTTCGTCGACAAAAAAAACATATAA
- the lnt gene encoding apolipoprotein N-acyltransferase produces the protein MRKASIVVISFVVVAFGQPAWVPWLGLVAAVCGYALLWRSLSSVGSKKRRFFVASSWFCCVQLIQLSWMTSIEYVGGGLIVAYLLLSIMMGLQFGVVSFFVEIDKKVRTFLIVPALWVLMEWMRLFLFSGFTFNPVGLSFAGSIYPLQMASLFGVYGLSFVVIATNILVFFSISAPKKILSWAIVGIFVVTPFIFGFFHLNDGSDGDDAVSVVLVQTALTPEEKYGLCRGDGVSLSPYDQWLYILSYLEDSGVDDADFIIFPENTVPLGVSVPAYRYDEVVESLRIFFGDAIFAALPPLSEPYYYEGGRLVSNSFWAQSLANVFGADVIVGLEDVEGYDVYTSAVVFVPGGASFRRYDKRILLPMGEYIPFTFLESLARRFGVEGSFSRGVSGRVFDHDVMPYSVSICYEETFGNIIRQDRRDGAKLLINITNDVWYPNSRLRLQHFHHGRLRSVENGVPLVRACNTGVTGVVDNAGRVQDTFGEGRYGEEWRRGALVVSVPISSYDTLYSRYGDWLIVVVSFIMLCVGMLGIAYRKSG, from the coding sequence ATGCGAAAGGCTTCGATTGTCGTTATTTCCTTTGTTGTTGTTGCATTTGGTCAGCCGGCGTGGGTGCCGTGGCTTGGTCTTGTTGCTGCGGTTTGTGGTTATGCTCTTCTTTGGAGGAGTCTTTCTTCTGTTGGCAGCAAAAAGCGTCGTTTTTTTGTTGCTTCTTCGTGGTTTTGTTGTGTGCAGCTTATACAGTTGTCGTGGATGACTTCTATAGAGTATGTCGGTGGTGGTCTTATCGTGGCATATCTTCTTCTCAGTATCATGATGGGGTTACAGTTTGGTGTGGTTAGTTTTTTCGTCGAAATTGACAAGAAGGTTCGGACATTTTTGATCGTTCCTGCTTTGTGGGTTTTGATGGAATGGATGCGCCTTTTTCTTTTTTCGGGTTTCACCTTCAATCCTGTAGGCTTGTCTTTTGCTGGGAGCATATATCCTCTGCAGATGGCGTCGTTGTTTGGCGTCTATGGATTGTCGTTTGTTGTCATCGCCACAAATATTCTCGTCTTTTTTTCTATTTCGGCGCCGAAGAAGATTTTATCGTGGGCGATTGTTGGTATTTTTGTTGTGACGCCCTTTATTTTCGGTTTTTTTCATCTTAATGATGGTAGTGATGGTGATGATGCTGTCTCTGTCGTCCTTGTACAGACGGCTCTTACTCCTGAGGAGAAATATGGTCTTTGCCGTGGTGATGGGGTATCGTTATCGCCGTACGACCAGTGGCTTTATATTCTTTCGTATCTCGAAGATTCTGGTGTCGATGATGCAGATTTTATCATCTTCCCCGAGAACACCGTCCCTCTTGGCGTCAGTGTTCCTGCGTATCGTTATGATGAGGTCGTCGAGAGCTTACGTATATTTTTCGGCGACGCTATTTTTGCTGCGCTTCCTCCTTTGTCTGAGCCTTATTATTATGAGGGGGGCCGTCTTGTCAGCAACAGTTTCTGGGCACAGAGCCTTGCTAATGTTTTTGGTGCTGATGTTATTGTCGGCCTTGAAGACGTCGAAGGCTATGATGTTTATACTTCTGCTGTAGTTTTCGTCCCTGGAGGTGCGTCTTTTCGTCGCTATGATAAAAGGATCCTCCTTCCTATGGGGGAATACATCCCTTTTACATTTCTGGAATCTCTTGCTAGGAGGTTCGGCGTCGAGGGTTCTTTTTCTCGTGGGGTTTCGGGGCGTGTTTTCGACCATGATGTCATGCCTTATTCGGTATCTATATGTTATGAGGAGACTTTCGGCAATATCATTCGCCAAGATCGTCGTGATGGTGCGAAGCTTCTTATCAACATCACCAACGACGTATGGTATCCCAATTCTCGTTTGCGTCTTCAGCATTTTCATCATGGACGCCTTCGTTCTGTTGAGAACGGCGTTCCTCTAGTCCGTGCGTGTAATACTGGCGTCACTGGCGTCGTCGACAATGCTGGGCGCGTTCAAGATACTTTCGGTGAGGGACGTTATGGTGAAGAATGGCGGCGTGGCGCTCTTGTTGTCTCTGTTCCTATTTCTTCGTACGATACTTTATATTCTCGTTATGGCGATTGGCTTATTGTCGTGGTGTCGTTCATCATGCTTTGTGTTGGAATGTTAGGAATAGCGTACAGGAAGAGCGGATAG